The nucleotide sequence ACCGCCAACCAGTACGCCGACGGCGAGAGCGAGCGCATCATCGGCCGGTTGGTCGCCGGGCACCGCGAGGAGGTGGTCATCGCCTCGAAGTACACGAACTCCGCGCCGCGCAACGGCGATGCCAACGCCGGCGGCAACCAGCGCAAGAACATGGCCCAGTCGGTCGAGGGCTCGTTGCGCCGGCTGAACACCGACTACCTGGACCTCTACATCGTCCACTCCTGGGACCTGCTCACCCCGGTCGACGAGGTGATGCGCGGCCTGGACGACCTGGTCCGCGCGGGCAAGGTGCTGTACGTGGGGGTGTCCAACACCCCCGCCTGGGTGGTCGCCCAGGCCAACACGATGGCCGAGCTGCGCGGCTGGTCCCGCTACGTCGGCGTGCAGATCGAGTACAGCCTGCTCGGCCGCGGCGCCGAGGCGGAATTCTTCCCGATGGCCCAGGAGTTCGGCTTGTCCGTGCTGGCCTGGTCACCGCTCAAGAACGGCCTGCTCACCGGCAAGTACGCCGCGGGCGGCGGCGCGGGCTCGCGCCTGTCCGCCGAGGTCTGGAACGCGCCCGCGATGGCCTGGAGCGGCCGGCACGGCGCCGACGTCGCGGCCGTGCTCGACGCGCTGGGCGCGCTGGCCGTCGAACTCGACGCCACACCGGCGCAACTCGCCCTCGCCTGGCTGCGGCACCGACCGGTCCACGTCGTCCCGATCCTCGGCGCGACCAGCGTCGCCCAACTCACCGAGAACCTCCGCAGCACCGAACTCGAACTCACCGCGGCCCAGGTCGCCCGCCTCGACGAGGCCGCCGCCGTACCGCTCGCCTACCCCCACCCGTACCTGGCCGGCCCGATGGCCCGCTCGTTCCGCTCCGCGGGCATGTTCGACCGGATCTCTCCCGCGCGGCCTCGCGGCGCGACGACGACGCGCTGAACATGTGCCACCGCACCGCCGAACGGCTGTTTCGCCATCCGGTGCCGCAGGAGTGGCCGGCGACCACCGCGGTCCGCGCCTGAGGGACCGCGCCCAAGACACCGCAGTCGGAAAGGAACCTGAAATGAGTGAGTACGACCTGGTCGTGCGTTCGGGCACGGTGGTGGACGGGAGCGGCGGCGAGCCGTTCCGGGCGGACGTCGCGGTCGTCGGCGGCCGGGTGGCCGAGGTCGGCCGCGTCCGCGGGACGGGGGCGCGGGAAGTCGACGCGGAAGGCGCCGTCGTCGCCCCGGGGTTCGTCGACATCCACACCCACTACGACGGCCAAGCGGCCTGGGACAGCACGCTTCAGCCGTCCTCCTGGCACGGGGTGACCACGGTGGTCGGCGGCAACTGCGGCGTCGGCTTCGCCCCGGTCAAGCCCGAGGACCGCGACCAGCTCATCGCGCTGATGGAGGGCGTGGAGGACATCCCCGGCACCGCCCTGCACGAGGGGCTGAGTTGGGACTGGGAGACCTTCGGGGACTACCTCGACGCCCTGGAGCGCCGCCCCCGCGACCTCGACTACGCCACCCAGGTCCCGCACGCCGCCCTGCGGATCTTCGCGATGGGCCGGCGCGCGGTCGCCCGGGAAGCCGCCACGCGCGAGGAGATCGCCCAGATGGCCCGGCTCGCCGTGGAGTCGATCGCGGCGGGCGCACTGGGCTTCACCACCTCCCGGACCCTCAACCACAAGACCAAGACCGGCGTGCTCACCCCGGTGTACGGCAGCGCCGACGAGGAACTGGTCGAGATCTCCCGCGCGGTGGGCGGGACCGGCACAGGCGTGCTCCAGCTGATCACCGACTTCGACGACGTGGCCGAGGATTTCGCCCTGATGCGGCAGATGGCGAAGGTGTCGGGTCGGCCGCTGTCGGTCTCCGTGTTTCAGAACCCGGTGCACCCCGGGCGGTTCCGCGAGATCCTGGCGGAGATCACCGCCGCCAACGCCGCGGGCCTGGAGATCCGTGCCCAGGTCGGCGCCCGCGGCATGGGAATCCTGCTGGGTCTGCAGTGCACGCTGCACCCCTTCACCACCAACCGGGTGTGGCGCACGATCGCCCACCTGCCGGTCGCCGAGCAGGCCGCGCGGATGGCGGACCCGCGGATGCGGGCGGCGATCCTGGCGGCGCAGACGGACGAGAAGGACACGATCACCCCGGGCGGGTTGCGCACCGACCGCTACGACGCGATGCACGAGCTGGGGCCGGTCCCGGATTACGAGCCCCCGCGCGCGATGTCCCTGCGGGCGCGCGCCGAACGCGAGCACCGGACGCCGGAGGAGGTGGCGTACGACGTCCTGGTCAAGGACGAGGGCCGCGGGATCATCTACCAGCCGTTCACCAACTATGCCGAGGGCAACCTCGACGCGGTCCGCGAGATGCTCGGCCACCCGCACACCGTCCCCGGCCTCGGCGACGGCGGTGCCCACGTGGGGTCCATCTGCGACAGCAGCTTCCCCAGCACCCTGTTGCAGCACTGGGTCCGGGAGCGGCCGCACGGCCGCCTCGCCCTGCCGTTCGTGGTGCAGCGGCAGTCCCGGGACACCGCGCGCGCGGTCGGACTGCGGGACCGCGGCGAGCTGAAGCCCGGCTTCAAGGCCGACCTCAACGTCATCGACCTGGACCGGATGCGGACGCACCGCCCGGAGATGGTCTACGACCTGCCCGGCGGCGGCCGCCGCCTGCTCCAGCGGGTCGAGGGGTACCGGCACACGTTCGTCAGCGGCGTGGAGACCTACCGCGAGGGGGAGCCGACCGGGGCGCTGCCCGGGCGCGTGGTCCGCGGCGCTCGGTCGGCTCGTCCTGCGTGACCGGCTAGTCTATTATGTTCAAAGCGTCGTACTTTTATGTTGTAACGCGCCGGGCAGTGGATGGAGAAGTCTGACATGTCAACGATGCAGGAGCGCGCCGAGGCCCACGGCCTCCCGATCCACGCGTTGGACCTGGAGGGGGACGAGCGGCTCGGTGTCGATCCGTTCGCGGTGTGGGACGAGATGAGCGGTGTCGGCGGGCTGTTCTACAGCCCGGTGAACCGGGGCTATCTGGTGGCGGCCGACTACGACACGGTCAAGCACGTTCTCCAGGACCCGCACACCTGGTCCAACCTGCCGAGCTCGATCGTGTACACCAAGCAGGAGGTCATCCTCGACGTCCCGCCGATCACGATGGACCCGCCGGTGCACACCAAGTACCGCAGAGCCCTGGCACCGTTGTTCGGGCCCAGGGCCGTGGCCCACCTGGAGCCGCGGATCGGCGAGATCTGCCACGAACTCATCGACGCGATCCTGGACAAGGGCACCTGCGACTTCGCCAAGGACTTCGCGGCCAAGCTGCCCGCCTTGTTCTTCCTGGAGTGGCTGGGGATCGGCACCGAAGACGTCGACCGGATGTTCCACCTGGCCGAGCGGGCCACGTTCGACTTCCCTACCCAGGAGGAGCGCGACGACATCGAGCGGCAGATCGACACGATCGTCCGCGGCGCGATGAACGACCGCCGCACCCACCCCCGGCCGGGCGACCTGGCCACGGCGTTCGTCACCATGGAGGTCGACGGCGGGCCGATTCCGGAGGACCTGCTGGTCGGCATGGCCAAGCTCGCCTTCATCGCCGGCCAGGAGACGACCTCGAGCCAACTCGGGTTCATCATGCGGCACTTGGCCCGCAACGAGGACGACCGCCGGTACCTGATCGAGGACACCGGCCGCATCCCCGGCGCGATCGAGGAGCTGATGCGCTTCTACAACACCGGCGGCTCGGCCGGGCGCGTGGCCCGGCAGGACACCGAGCTCAACGGCTTCCCGGTGCGGGCCGGCGACCGGATCTTCATCGCCCGCTGCGGTGCCGACCGCCGGCTCGCCCCCGAGGTCCAGCTGTCCCGCACCGGCGTCCCGCACTCGGCGTTCGGCCTCGGTGTGCACCGCTGCCTGGGCTCGCACGTCGCCCGCCTGGAGATGCGGATCGGCCTTGAAGTCTGGCACGAGCGGATCGCGCGGTACCGCATTCCCGACGACTTCGTCGAGGAGTACCGCTACGGCAGCTTCATGCAGCAGCTCTCCCACCTGCCGCTCGAAATCGAGCCGGCCGCCCGCTGAGAGGAACCACCACCATGTCCGAGCGCACCGAGCAGTCCACCGGACTGCGCTTCACGATCGACACCGACCTGTGTGTCGGCCACGGACGCTGCTACACCCTGGCCGCGCAGTGGTTCGACTGCGATGACGTCGGCTACGCCGAGATCAGGGACGCCGTGATCGGCGACGACGAGCGCGCCCACGCCGAGGACGTCGCGGCCGCCTGCCCGGAGGGCGCGATCAGCCTGCGATAGGGCCGAGCCCCGCACACGAGAGGGCCCCGACACGGCGTCGGGGCCCTCTCGTGTTCTTGTCTCGTGGTGTCAGCTCCGCTCGGCCATGATGATGTCGGCCGCGATCCAGGCCAGGGCCATGGTCGGGGCGTTGTTGTTGCCCGAGGGCTGGTCGCGGAACACCGAGGCGTCGACCACCCGCAGGCCCTGGGTGCCGCGGACCCGGAGCGTGGCGTCGACGACGTCGTCCGCGTCCGGTCCCATGGCGCAGGTGCCCAGGCCGTGGGCGCCGCTGTTGCCCTGGTTGATCCCGTACTCGATGATCTCGTCGTCCTCGGAGACCTGCGGCCCGGGTTGGAGTTCCTCGACGACGTACTTGGTGAACGGTTCGGTGGCGACGATCTCCCGGGCCCGGCGCAGCACCTTGACCAGCATCCGGCGGTCCTCTTCGGTGTCGAGGAAGTTCGGCTCCAGGCGCGGGGTGTCGTCGAGGCCGGGGCCGGTGATGTGCAGTGAGCCCTGGCTGGTCGGGTACATGGGCAGGGCGACGTACTTGGCGCCGGGGAACTTGTCGACCACCATGCGTCCGGTCATGGGGTTCACCGCCGAGGTCGAGATCGGGGTGAAGAAGCACTGGGTGTCCGGGAATTCCGAGGCCGGGTCGGACTTGTAGATGCCGCTGACCGCGTACCCGCCGTGGGCGACCATCCCGCTGCGGCTGAACAGGTACTTGAACCCGGTCCACAGGTAGCGCGGTGCCGAGGCGGCCTCGGCGTTGTAGCCCTTGACCTCGGTCAGCCGGTATTGCAGCAGGATGCCGCGGTGCTCCTTGAAGTTCTCGCCGACCCTGGGGCTGGCCACCCGCACGGGCACGCCGGCCGCGTCGAGCACCTCGGCGTTCCCGATCCCGGAGCGCTCCAGCAGCAGCGGGGAGTCGAACGCGCCGCCGCACACCAGCACTTCGCGGGTGGCGGTGTAGGTGACCCGCCCGCCCGGCGTCCGGCACAGGACCCCGGTGACGTGCGTGCCGTCCAGGACCAGTCGCTCGGCCTCGGTGCGGGTGACGACGGTCAGGTTCCGGCGCCGTCGCGCCGGGCGCAGGTACGCGCGGGCGGCGCTCATCCGGGTGCCCTTGCGGGTGTTGGACGCGACGTAGGACGCGCGCTCGCCGCCGACGGCGTTCATGTCCTCCTCGAACGGGATGCCCTGCGCCGCGAACGCGGCGATGAGGGCGTCGCAGGCCTCCTCGGGCGGGCCGGCGATCTCGATGTCGACCGCGCCGCCGCCGCCGCGGACCGCGTTGCCGCCCAGCTGGTGGCGCTCGATGCGCTTGAACGCGTCGAGGAACCGGGCCCAGTTCCAGCCGGTGTTGCCGGCCTTCTCCCAGCCGTCGTAGTGGTCCGCCCAACCGCGGTTCCAGACCATGCCGTTGATGGTCGTCGAGCCGCCGACCACCTTGCCCCGGGGGAACTGCTCGACGTGGCCGTCGGGGAACGCCGCGGTGGCGAAGGTCTTGGC is from Yinghuangia sp. ASG 101 and encodes:
- a CDS encoding N-acyl-D-amino-acid deacylase family protein, which encodes MSEYDLVVRSGTVVDGSGGEPFRADVAVVGGRVAEVGRVRGTGAREVDAEGAVVAPGFVDIHTHYDGQAAWDSTLQPSSWHGVTTVVGGNCGVGFAPVKPEDRDQLIALMEGVEDIPGTALHEGLSWDWETFGDYLDALERRPRDLDYATQVPHAALRIFAMGRRAVAREAATREEIAQMARLAVESIAAGALGFTTSRTLNHKTKTGVLTPVYGSADEELVEISRAVGGTGTGVLQLITDFDDVAEDFALMRQMAKVSGRPLSVSVFQNPVHPGRFREILAEITAANAAGLEIRAQVGARGMGILLGLQCTLHPFTTNRVWRTIAHLPVAEQAARMADPRMRAAILAAQTDEKDTITPGGLRTDRYDAMHELGPVPDYEPPRAMSLRARAEREHRTPEEVAYDVLVKDEGRGIIYQPFTNYAEGNLDAVREMLGHPHTVPGLGDGGAHVGSICDSSFPSTLLQHWVRERPHGRLALPFVVQRQSRDTARAVGLRDRGELKPGFKADLNVIDLDRMRTHRPEMVYDLPGGGRRLLQRVEGYRHTFVSGVETYREGEPTGALPGRVVRGARSARPA
- a CDS encoding cytochrome P450, which gives rise to MSTMQERAEAHGLPIHALDLEGDERLGVDPFAVWDEMSGVGGLFYSPVNRGYLVAADYDTVKHVLQDPHTWSNLPSSIVYTKQEVILDVPPITMDPPVHTKYRRALAPLFGPRAVAHLEPRIGEICHELIDAILDKGTCDFAKDFAAKLPALFFLEWLGIGTEDVDRMFHLAERATFDFPTQEERDDIERQIDTIVRGAMNDRRTHPRPGDLATAFVTMEVDGGPIPEDLLVGMAKLAFIAGQETTSSQLGFIMRHLARNEDDRRYLIEDTGRIPGAIEELMRFYNTGGSAGRVARQDTELNGFPVRAGDRIFIARCGADRRLAPEVQLSRTGVPHSAFGLGVHRCLGSHVARLEMRIGLEVWHERIARYRIPDDFVEEYRYGSFMQQLSHLPLEIEPAAR
- a CDS encoding GMC family oxidoreductase, whose amino-acid sequence is MARPPKNTTFDYVIVGAGAAGCVLANRLSADPHTSVLLIEAGGGDSHPMHLVPKGFYFTLVNPKYAKTFATAAFPDGHVEQFPRGKVVGGSTTINGMVWNRGWADHYDGWEKAGNTGWNWARFLDAFKRIERHQLGGNAVRGGGGAVDIEIAGPPEEACDALIAAFAAQGIPFEEDMNAVGGERASYVASNTRKGTRMSAARAYLRPARRRRNLTVVTRTEAERLVLDGTHVTGVLCRTPGGRVTYTATREVLVCGGAFDSPLLLERSGIGNAEVLDAAGVPVRVASPRVGENFKEHRGILLQYRLTEVKGYNAEAASAPRYLWTGFKYLFSRSGMVAHGGYAVSGIYKSDPASEFPDTQCFFTPISTSAVNPMTGRMVVDKFPGAKYVALPMYPTSQGSLHITGPGLDDTPRLEPNFLDTEEDRRMLVKVLRRAREIVATEPFTKYVVEELQPGPQVSEDDEIIEYGINQGNSGAHGLGTCAMGPDADDVVDATLRVRGTQGLRVVDASVFRDQPSGNNNAPTMALAWIAADIIMAERS
- a CDS encoding aldo/keto reductase, which encodes MLNYRLMGRSGLRVSDVALGTMLFGATNGWGVGAETAQELYDTFRAEGGNYLDTANQYADGESERIIGRLVAGHREEVVIASKYTNSAPRNGDANAGGNQRKNMAQSVEGSLRRLNTDYLDLYIVHSWDLLTPVDEVMRGLDDLVRAGKVLYVGVSNTPAWVVAQANTMAELRGWSRYVGVQIEYSLLGRGAEAEFFPMAQEFGLSVLAWSPLKNGLLTGKYAAGGGAGSRLSAEVWNAPAMAWSGRHGADVAAVLDALGALAVELDATPAQLALAWLRHRPVHVVPILGATSVAQLTENLRSTELELTAAQVARLDEAAAVPLAYPHPYLAGPMARSFRSAGMFDRISPARPRGATTTR
- a CDS encoding ferredoxin; its protein translation is MSERTEQSTGLRFTIDTDLCVGHGRCYTLAAQWFDCDDVGYAEIRDAVIGDDERAHAEDVAAACPEGAISLR